The following coding sequences lie in one Mercenaria mercenaria strain notata chromosome 5, MADL_Memer_1, whole genome shotgun sequence genomic window:
- the LOC128557270 gene encoding uncharacterized protein LOC128557270: protein MASAPGSSTATSPAHHTPSNSDIMSVLKCLEVKLDKVESRLQKLDLVEKKVLSFEKDLKLLTVQVHDSNKGFDQRMTDIDERVNRFEFISAEYQSRIDELERENLNLKDKVTYLESQSMRNNLVFGGFPEESGENLEDKFRKFLVKDLKLAQNIVDSMKLERIHRMGVPSSDGSQRKRNFVVKFTFFSDRELVRRQKHLLKETGFLLHEQFPPEIAARRRKLMPQLKEAIKDNKRAWLVYDTLYIEGKPVKCN, encoded by the coding sequence ATGGCGTCTGCGCCCGGTTCATCAACTGCAACCTCGCCGGCGCATCACACTCCCTCGAACAGTGACATTATGAGCGTTCTTAAATGTCTGGAAGTAAAATTAGACAAGGTTGAATCTCGTCTACAAAAGCTTGATTTAGTAGAGAAGAAAGTTCTTTCTTTCGAAAAAGATCTTAAACTTTTGACTGTGCAAGTTCACGATAGCAACAAGGGATTTGACCAAAGAATGACTGATATTGACGAAAGAGTAAACAGGTTTGAGTTCATATCAGCTGAATACCAATCACGTATTGACGAGCTTGAAagagaaaatttaaatttgaaagacAAAGTTACATACTTAGAGTCGCAAAGCATGCGAAACAATCTTGTATTTGGAGGTTTCCCTGAAGAATCTGGTGAAAATTTGGAAGATAAGTTTCGCAAGTTTTTAGTTAAAGATCTTAAACTAGCACAAAACATTGTAGACTCGATGAAGCTAGAGCGAATTCATCGGATGGGGGTTCCGAGTTCCGACGGATCCCAGCGGAAACGTAACTTCGttgtgaaatttacatttttctcaGACAGAGAGCTTGTTCGCCGGCAAAAACATCTCTTAAAAGAAACGGGGTTTCTCCTTCATGAGCAATTCCCGCCGGAAATTGCTGCTCGACGCCGGAAATTGATGCCACAGCTAAAGGAAGCTATCAAGGACAACAAGAGAGCCTGGCTGGTATATGACACCCTGTACATCGAAGGTAAACCGGTAAAGTGTAACTAG